From a single Nitrogeniibacter mangrovi genomic region:
- a CDS encoding c-type cytochrome, whose amino-acid sequence MLKRSLLISLLLTAGSVHAQDEAAAPDLAKGKQVAETICGACHNPDGNSQLPANPKLAGQIPEYINKQLHDFKGANGQPPARVNATMNAMVAALSEADMKNVAYYFASQTLKPEAATNDKLVEMGQRLWRAGDASKGLPACAGCHGPAGAGLPAQFPRLGGQYASYLETQLKAFQAEERANDPASMMRAIALKMTDKEIKAVTDYAAGLR is encoded by the coding sequence ATGCTGAAGCGCTCCCTTTTGATTTCCCTGCTGCTCACTGCGGGCAGTGTCCACGCCCAGGACGAGGCCGCCGCGCCCGACCTTGCCAAGGGCAAGCAAGTCGCCGAGACCATCTGTGGCGCCTGCCACAACCCGGACGGCAACAGCCAGCTGCCGGCCAACCCGAAGCTGGCGGGCCAGATCCCGGAATACATCAACAAACAGCTGCATGACTTCAAGGGTGCCAACGGCCAGCCGCCGGCACGCGTCAACGCGACCATGAACGCCATGGTGGCCGCCCTCAGCGAAGCCGACATGAAGAACGTGGCCTACTACTTCGCCAGCCAGACGCTGAAGCCGGAAGCGGCCACCAACGACAAGCTCGTCGAAATGGGCCAGCGCCTGTGGCGTGCCGGCGACGCCTCCAAGGGCCTGCCGGCCTGTGCCGGCTGCCACGGTCCGGCCGGTGCCGGCCTGCCGGCCCAGTTTCCGCGCCTTGGCGGGCAGTACGCCAGCTACCTGGAAACCCAGCTCAAGGCCTTCCAGGCCGAGGAGCGGGCCAACGACCCGGCCAGCATGATGCGGGCGATCGCACTCAAGATGACCGACAAGGAAATCAAGGCCGTCACCGACTACGCGGCCGGCCTGCGCTGA
- a CDS encoding GNAT family N-acetyltransferase — MRPDDIAAVLRLQRAAYGDAYQESAAVLLDKLAQGPAFCRMACEGEAILGYVLAHPWALDVVPPLHRAMALPAPADAVFVHDLAIAPSAQGRGVGRRLADAVSASAGTRFAHMALVALDEAVAFWQALGFVPRAPGNALAGYGAGARYMVRSLLSD, encoded by the coding sequence ATGCGGCCGGACGACATCGCGGCGGTGCTGCGCCTGCAGCGCGCCGCCTATGGCGACGCCTACCAAGAGTCGGCCGCGGTGCTGCTCGACAAGCTGGCGCAGGGGCCGGCGTTTTGCCGGATGGCCTGCGAGGGCGAGGCCATCCTCGGTTACGTGCTGGCGCATCCCTGGGCGCTGGACGTGGTGCCGCCGTTGCATCGGGCCATGGCGCTGCCCGCGCCGGCCGATGCGGTGTTCGTGCATGACCTGGCGATCGCGCCGTCGGCGCAGGGGCGGGGTGTGGGGCGCCGGCTGGCCGACGCGGTGTCGGCGTCGGCCGGGACGCGCTTCGCGCACATGGCGCTGGTCGCACTGGACGAAGCCGTTGCCTTCTGGCAGGCGCTCGGTTTTGTGCCGCGCGCGCCCGGCAACGCACTGGCCGGCTACGGCGCCGGCGCGCGCTACATGGTGCGATCGCTGCTCAGCGACTGA
- a CDS encoding pyrimidine 5'-nucleotidase, which translates to MRTPIWLFDLDNTLHNASAHIFPHINSAMTAYIERHLRVDTAEANRLRMHYWQRYGATLLGLIRHHGTDPAHFLAETHRFDRLHDMLVFDRALRHRLRQLPGRKIVFSNGPGAYARAVLNLMGVERCFDDVFAVEEMGLQPKPQTAAFRRLLIAHRLDPRRCVLVEDSLENLHAAKRLGMKTVWISRTAGRPHYVDMQLGSVLQLPRKATRLGLSR; encoded by the coding sequence ATGCGCACGCCGATCTGGCTGTTCGATCTGGACAACACGCTGCACAACGCCAGCGCGCACATCTTCCCGCACATCAACTCGGCCATGACGGCCTATATCGAGCGGCATCTGAGGGTGGATACCGCCGAGGCCAACCGGCTGCGCATGCACTACTGGCAGCGCTACGGCGCCACCCTGCTGGGCCTGATACGCCACCACGGCACCGATCCGGCGCATTTCCTGGCCGAAACGCATCGGTTCGACCGCCTCCATGACATGCTCGTGTTCGATCGCGCGCTGCGCCACCGGCTGCGTCAGCTGCCCGGGCGCAAGATCGTGTTCTCCAACGGCCCCGGCGCCTATGCGCGCGCGGTGCTGAATCTGATGGGCGTCGAACGCTGCTTCGACGACGTCTTCGCTGTCGAGGAGATGGGGCTGCAACCCAAGCCGCAGACCGCCGCCTTCCGCCGCCTGCTCATCGCCCACCGGCTCGATCCGCGGCGCTGCGTGCTGGTCGAGGACAGCCTCGAAAACCTGCACGCGGCCAAGCGGCTCGGCATGAAGACGGTGTGGATCAGCCGCACGGCCGGGCGGCCACACTATGTGGACATGCAACTCGGCAGCGTATTGCAGTTGCCGCGCAAGGCGACGCGGCTCGGCCTCAGTCGCTGA
- the yihA gene encoding ribosome biogenesis GTP-binding protein YihA/YsxC: MSLFRHATFEISIAEPKGLPAPNGREVAFAGRSNAGKSSAINTLAGHTRLAFVSKTPGRTQLINFFRLRCGGVMVDLPGYGYAEVPEKIRRQWQRLLEQYLTERENLVGLVLIMDSRRPLTPLDRQMLDWFAPSGRPVHVLLTKADKLTRSEAAKTLAATRKALAAWGDAVSVQLFSSLKKTGIEEVERVVAPWLIDDAAQAPVDEGTDTGAPEKKKAPGQRGEKPGVEGPT; the protein is encoded by the coding sequence ATGTCCCTGTTTCGACACGCCACCTTCGAGATTTCCATCGCCGAACCGAAGGGGTTGCCGGCGCCCAACGGCCGCGAGGTCGCGTTTGCCGGCCGTTCCAATGCCGGCAAATCGAGCGCCATCAATACCCTCGCCGGGCATACCCGCCTCGCCTTCGTCTCCAAGACCCCGGGGCGCACGCAGCTGATCAACTTCTTCCGCCTGCGTTGCGGCGGGGTGATGGTGGATCTGCCCGGCTACGGCTACGCCGAGGTGCCGGAGAAGATCCGGCGCCAATGGCAGCGCCTGCTCGAACAGTATCTGACCGAGCGGGAGAATCTCGTCGGGTTGGTGCTGATCATGGATTCGCGCCGTCCGCTGACGCCGCTCGACCGACAGATGCTCGACTGGTTCGCGCCCAGCGGCCGGCCGGTGCACGTGCTGCTGACCAAGGCGGACAAACTGACGCGTAGCGAGGCGGCGAAGACGCTGGCAGCCACGCGCAAGGCGCTGGCGGCGTGGGGCGATGCCGTGTCCGTACAGCTGTTCTCGAGTCTCAAGAAGACGGGGATCGAGGAGGTCGAGCGGGTGGTCGCGCCATGGCTGATCGATGACGCGGCGCAGGCGCCTGTCGACGAGGGGACCGACACCGGCGCGCCGGAAAAAAAGAAAGCCCCCGGCCAAAGGGGAGAAAAGCCGGGGGTTGAAGGCCCTACTTGA
- a CDS encoding methyltransferase domain-containing protein translates to MPDDFSLDPAHVRRQFNRAAVTYDDTDVLARATAEQMLARLEGIVHTPTHILDLGCGTGRDLAALSSRYPDARLSAIDSAGALVERIAPSGGVLSRLFKRAPRIDRIVADARALPLPPARVDMVWSNLMLNWLTDPAPALREMHRVMKVGGMLMFATLGPDTLKELRAALGAHGDAHVHPFIDMHDIGDALVGAGFGDPVMDMDVLTLTYRQFDDLIRDLRQSGSTNAASHRPRNLGQRQRWDAARAAYEHHRQEGRLPATFEIVYGHAWKPEPRTLDDGRAVIRFQPRPGAPR, encoded by the coding sequence ATGCCTGACGATTTCTCGCTCGACCCCGCCCATGTCCGCCGCCAGTTCAACCGGGCCGCGGTCACCTACGACGACACCGACGTGCTCGCCCGCGCCACCGCCGAGCAGATGCTCGCGCGCCTCGAGGGCATCGTGCACACGCCCACCCACATCCTCGACCTGGGCTGCGGCACCGGGCGCGATCTGGCGGCCCTGTCCAGCCGTTATCCCGACGCACGCCTGAGCGCGATCGACAGCGCCGGGGCGCTCGTGGAACGCATCGCGCCGTCGGGCGGCGTACTGAGCCGGTTGTTCAAGCGCGCCCCGCGCATCGACCGCATCGTCGCCGACGCCCGCGCGCTGCCGCTGCCGCCGGCACGCGTCGACATGGTCTGGTCCAACCTGATGCTCAACTGGCTGACCGACCCGGCCCCCGCCCTGCGCGAAATGCATCGGGTCATGAAGGTGGGTGGCATGCTCATGTTCGCCACCCTTGGCCCCGACACCCTCAAGGAGCTGCGCGCCGCGCTGGGCGCGCACGGCGACGCCCATGTCCATCCCTTCATCGACATGCACGACATCGGCGACGCGCTGGTCGGCGCCGGGTTCGGCGATCCGGTCATGGACATGGACGTGCTCACGCTCACCTATCGCCAGTTCGACGACCTGATCCGCGACCTGCGCCAATCCGGTAGCACCAACGCTGCCAGCCACCGCCCCCGCAACCTCGGTCAGCGACAGCGTTGGGACGCCGCCCGCGCGGCCTATGAGCACCATCGTCAGGAGGGCCGGCTGCCGGCGACCTTCGAGATCGTCTATGGACACGCCTGGAAGCCCGAGCCGCGCACCCTGGACGATGGCCGTGCGGTGATCCGCTTCCAGCCCAGACCGGGAGCGCCCCGTTGA
- the hemB gene encoding porphobilinogen synthase, which produces MKTNPAFPATRMRRMRRDDFSRRLMREHELSANDLIYPVFVLPGPGQRQTVASMPGVERVSLDLLYGVAEQALELGVPALALFPVIEAAKKSEQAEEAWNPEGLVPTVVAGLKQRFPELGVITDVALDPYTSHGQDGLIDATGYVMNDETLEALAKQARCHADAGADVVAPSDMMDGRVARIRAELDAGGHILTRILAYSAKYASSYYGPFRDAVGSAGNLGGGNKYTYQMDPANTDEALREVALDIAEGADMFMVKPGMPYLDIVRRVKSELQVPTFVYQVSGEYAMLKAAGANGWIDEKACALEALVCFKRAGADGILTYFALDAARWLKASA; this is translated from the coding sequence ATGAAAACCAATCCAGCCTTTCCGGCGACGCGCATGCGTCGCATGCGTCGTGACGATTTCTCGCGCCGGCTCATGCGCGAGCATGAGCTGAGCGCCAACGACCTGATCTATCCGGTGTTCGTCCTGCCCGGCCCGGGGCAGCGCCAGACGGTGGCGTCCATGCCCGGCGTCGAACGGGTGTCGCTCGACCTGCTCTACGGAGTGGCCGAGCAGGCGCTCGAACTGGGCGTGCCCGCGCTGGCACTGTTTCCGGTCATCGAGGCGGCGAAGAAGAGCGAGCAGGCCGAGGAGGCGTGGAACCCGGAGGGTCTGGTGCCCACCGTGGTGGCCGGGCTCAAGCAGCGCTTCCCCGAACTCGGGGTGATCACCGACGTGGCGCTCGACCCCTATACCAGTCATGGTCAGGACGGTCTCATCGACGCGACCGGCTACGTGATGAACGACGAAACCCTCGAGGCCCTGGCCAAGCAGGCGCGCTGCCATGCCGATGCCGGTGCCGACGTGGTGGCCCCGTCCGACATGATGGACGGGCGGGTGGCGCGGATCCGCGCCGAGCTCGATGCCGGCGGCCACATCCTCACCCGCATCCTGGCCTACTCGGCCAAGTACGCCTCCAGCTACTACGGCCCCTTCCGCGACGCGGTGGGCTCGGCCGGCAACCTGGGTGGCGGCAACAAGTACACCTACCAGATGGATCCGGCCAACACCGACGAGGCCCTTCGCGAGGTCGCGCTCGACATCGCCGAAGGCGCCGACATGTTCATGGTCAAGCCGGGCATGCCGTATCTGGACATCGTGCGCCGGGTCAAGAGCGAGCTGCAGGTGCCCACGTTCGTCTATCAGGTCAGCGGCGAGTACGCCATGCTCAAGGCTGCCGGGGCCAATGGCTGGATCGACGAGAAGGCCTGCGCACTGGAGGCGCTGGTGTGCTTCAAGCGTGCCGGTGCCGACGGCATCCTCACCTACTTCGCCCTCGACGCGGCGCGCTGGCTGAAGGCGTCGGCCTGA